A segment of the Sporocytophaga myxococcoides genome:
TACCACTGATCCCAGCAGATTAGTACGCCTATTTTTGCAAACCTGGTTTCAAAGATTCTGTATCCGGTATCGCCAGGAGTAAAATAAAATTTTTCATAGTATCCAGGATCATCAGGGATATGCATTTTGCGGTATTTGCCAAGGTATGTTCCATCGGCATCAAGAACAGCCGTGGTGTTGTGATACAAACCCTGTGCTCTTTTTTCAAATAAAGACGCAATAATGACAACTCCCAGCTCTTTTGCTAATTGTGAAAGAGTATCCGTAGACGGGCCGGGAATTGGTTCTGCAAGTTTAAAGTTTTCATGATCTTCCACATCACAGAAATAAAGAGAGCGGAACAACTCTTGAAGGCAGATGATCTGAGCACCTTTAGCTGCAGCTTCTTTAATTTTTTCAATGGTTTTGCTGAAGTTCTCCTGCGGGTCTTTCACGCAGGAAAGCTGTACAAGTCCGATTTTTACTTTC
Coding sequences within it:
- a CDS encoding carbon-nitrogen hydrolase, which produces MSKKVKIGLVQLSCVKDPQENFSKTIEKIKEAAAKGAQIICLQELFRSLYFCDVEDHENFKLAEPIPGPSTDTLSQLAKELGVVIIASLFEKRAQGLYHNTTAVLDADGTYLGKYRKMHIPDDPGYYEKFYFTPGDTGYRIFETRFAKIGVLICWDQWYPEAARITSLMGAEILFYPTAIGWADTQTQEVNEEQYNAWQTIQRGHAVANGLHVVAVNRTGVEGPMQFWGGSFVSNPFGRVLYQAPHKEEEIHVQEIDLEGSEYYRTHWPFLRDRRIDSYEQITRRFID